Proteins from one Clostridium cellulovorans 743B genomic window:
- a CDS encoding alpha-galactosidase — MSILYNDHNRRFHLSTKKTSYIIEISEDGYLTHLHWGRKIRNFGSSQLLELRERCSFSANPDASKPILSLDTLPQEYPSYGNTDLRNPAFIVQLENGSTITDLKYVSHEILKGKPTLAGLPSTYVECVDEAETLEITMEDSLIGLKVILTYTVFEDHNVITRSARFANEGNEKLKILRALSISVDFNRNDYKFLHLAGSWARERHVEIDSLSTGRKSIDSRRGASSHQHNPFIALLSSEANEDNGEVYGFSLIYSGNFLAEAEIDQYQTTRVSMGINPFDFTWLLEKGEVFQTPEVVMVYSNEGIGDMSRTYHKLYRTRLCRGEYRDKTRPVLVNNWEATYFNFNAEKIEDIAKVGRELGIELFVLDDGWFGKRDSDNCSLGDWVVDKNKLPAGLDDLAKRVNNLGLKFGLWFEPEMISPNSDLYRKHPDWCIHVPNRNRSQARKQLILDLSREDVCQYIIKAISDVLKSAPIAYVKWDMNRNMTEVGSALLNAERQRETAHRYMLGLYRVLEAITSAFPHVLFESCSGGGGRFDPGMLYYMPQTWTSDDSDAIERLKIQYGTSIVYPTSTMGAHVSAVPNHQVERVTSLKTRADVAMSGNFGYELDLTKFTEEEKKEVAKQIEQYKSIRELIQFGDMYRILSPFEGNDTAWMYVSEDKNEAFIVYVQTLAIPNPPMKRLRLKGLDPNKEYLLEEQLNTIIGGDELMYLGLNIPEIRGDFKSITWKLKSVGL; from the coding sequence ATGAGCATATTATACAATGATCATAACAGAAGATTTCACTTATCAACAAAAAAAACCAGCTACATTATAGAGATATCAGAAGATGGATATCTGACACATCTACACTGGGGACGCAAAATAAGAAATTTTGGGAGTTCACAGCTATTAGAACTAAGAGAAAGATGTTCATTCTCTGCAAATCCAGATGCAAGTAAACCTATACTTTCATTAGATACATTACCTCAAGAATATCCTAGCTACGGGAACACAGATTTACGAAATCCTGCTTTTATAGTCCAATTAGAAAACGGTTCCACTATAACAGATCTTAAATACGTATCACATGAGATCTTAAAAGGAAAACCGACACTTGCAGGATTACCATCAACATATGTTGAATGCGTAGATGAAGCAGAGACTTTAGAGATAACTATGGAAGATTCTTTAATAGGGCTAAAAGTCATTTTAACTTATACAGTTTTTGAAGATCATAATGTTATAACAAGAAGTGCAAGGTTTGCAAATGAAGGAAATGAAAAGCTGAAAATTCTTCGTGCTTTGAGTATAAGTGTAGATTTTAATAGAAATGATTATAAGTTTCTGCATTTAGCAGGCTCATGGGCTAGAGAACGTCATGTTGAGATAGATAGTTTGAGCACAGGCAGAAAATCTATAGACAGTAGAAGAGGTGCAAGTAGCCATCAACATAATCCTTTTATAGCCCTATTATCTTCGGAAGCAAATGAAGATAATGGAGAGGTATATGGATTTAGCTTAATTTATAGTGGAAATTTTTTAGCAGAAGCTGAAATTGATCAGTATCAAACTACAAGAGTATCTATGGGAATAAACCCATTTGATTTCACTTGGTTATTAGAAAAAGGTGAAGTTTTTCAAACCCCTGAGGTTGTGATGGTTTATTCAAATGAGGGAATAGGTGATATGTCTAGAACCTATCATAAACTTTATAGAACCAGATTATGTAGAGGTGAATATAGAGATAAAACAAGACCAGTGCTTGTAAACAATTGGGAAGCAACATACTTTAATTTTAATGCAGAAAAAATTGAGGATATCGCGAAAGTTGGAAGAGAATTAGGTATAGAATTATTTGTGCTAGATGATGGTTGGTTTGGTAAAAGAGATAGTGATAATTGTTCTCTTGGAGATTGGGTTGTTGATAAAAATAAACTTCCTGCAGGTCTAGATGATTTAGCAAAACGTGTTAATAATCTTGGATTAAAGTTTGGATTATGGTTTGAGCCAGAAATGATATCGCCAAATAGCGACTTATATAGAAAACATCCGGATTGGTGTATTCATGTACCAAATAGAAATCGATCTCAAGCAAGAAAGCAGTTGATATTAGATTTATCTAGAGAAGACGTATGCCAATATATAATAAAGGCTATAAGTGATGTTTTAAAAAGTGCGCCTATAGCTTATGTTAAATGGGATATGAACAGGAACATGACTGAAGTTGGGTCAGCATTATTAAACGCTGAAAGACAAAGAGAAACAGCGCATAGATATATGCTAGGACTATATAGAGTGTTAGAAGCTATAACTTCGGCTTTCCCACATGTATTATTCGAAAGCTGTTCAGGTGGTGGTGGAAGGTTTGACCCAGGAATGTTATATTACATGCCACAGACATGGACTAGTGACGATTCTGATGCTATCGAAAGACTTAAGATTCAATATGGAACAAGTATTGTGTACCCAACCAGTACTATGGGAGCACATGTATCAGCAGTTCCAAACCATCAGGTTGAGAGAGTAACATCTTTAAAGACAAGGGCAGATGTAGCGATGTCTGGAAACTTTGGATATGAGCTAGATCTTACAAAGTTTACAGAAGAAGAGAAGAAGGAAGTAGCAAAGCAAATAGAACAATATAAAAGCATAAGAGAATTAATTCAATTTGGAGATATGTATCGAATATTAAGCCCTTTTGAAGGAAATGATACAGCTTGGATGTATGTATCAGAAGATAAAAATGAAGCTTTTATAGTATATGTTCAAACTTTAGCTATACCAAATCCGCCTATGAAAAGGTTAAGATTAAAAGGACTAGATCCAAATAAAGAATACCTTTTAGAGGAACAGCTAAATACAATAATCGGAGGAGACGAATTAATGTACTTAGGCTTGAATATACCAGAGATTAGAGGAGACTTTAAGAGTATAACCTGGAAACTTAAAAGTGTAGGTTTATAG